The Streptomyces sp. HSG2 genome has a segment encoding these proteins:
- a CDS encoding DUF3159 domain-containing protein yields the protein MTPLDKPTADGRAADEARAVTEAALFEAFGGVRGMVETVLPGLLFVSIYTVNSDLHMSAIAALAAALVLVAVRLVRKDTVKHAFSGVFGVAFGVVFAMMTGSARNFYLPGMLYTLGLGLAYVVTAMAGVPLIGLLLGPVFKENLSWRSRNPGRKKAYTKASYAWGAILLGKCAILFPLYWWANVEQLGWVLVALKIPPFLLAVWLTWIFLAKAPAPIDVFAEMEAAERARREATEAADGEALGRATAPAGDAAPVAGSFESGTTGAADNGGGRHRRA from the coding sequence GTGACGCCCCTGGACAAGCCGACCGCGGACGGTCGGGCAGCGGACGAGGCGAGGGCGGTCACGGAGGCCGCCCTCTTCGAGGCCTTCGGCGGCGTGCGGGGCATGGTCGAGACCGTGTTGCCCGGACTGCTCTTCGTCTCGATCTACACCGTCAACAGCGATCTGCACATGTCCGCCATCGCGGCGCTCGCCGCCGCGCTCGTGCTGGTCGCCGTCCGACTGGTCCGGAAGGACACGGTCAAGCACGCCTTCAGCGGAGTCTTCGGGGTCGCCTTCGGTGTCGTCTTCGCGATGATGACGGGCAGCGCGCGGAACTTCTACCTCCCCGGCATGCTGTACACCCTCGGCCTCGGTCTCGCCTATGTCGTCACCGCCATGGCCGGCGTCCCGTTGATCGGTCTGCTGCTCGGGCCGGTCTTCAAGGAGAACCTCTCCTGGCGCTCCCGGAACCCGGGCCGAAAGAAGGCCTACACCAAGGCCAGCTACGCCTGGGGCGCGATCCTGCTCGGCAAGTGCGCGATCCTCTTCCCGCTGTACTGGTGGGCGAACGTCGAGCAGCTCGGCTGGGTCCTGGTCGCCCTGAAGATCCCGCCGTTCCTGCTGGCCGTGTGGTTGACCTGGATCTTCCTGGCGAAGGCTCCCGCACCGATCGACGTCTTCGCGGAGATGGAGGCGGCCGAGCGAGCGCGGCGCGAGGCCACCGAGGCCGCGGACGGCGAGGCCCTCGGCCGTGCGACGGCCCCAGCCGGCGACGCCGCACCGGTCGCCGGCTCCTTCGAGTCGGGCACCACGGGCGCGGCGGACAACGGCGGGGGCAGGCACCGAAGGGCGTGA
- a CDS encoding OB-fold nucleic acid binding domain-containing protein: protein MSAPRSDKPVGRFRRIIDRLSSSQEDLESAELREEAATAGCTRIGDCLDRQIVTVTGTLRTVTLRPRAGVPTLEAELFDGSAPLDVVWLGRRSIVGIEPGRRLIASGRISMSRGRRVLFNPKYELRPLGRE, encoded by the coding sequence ATGAGTGCTCCCCGTTCCGACAAGCCGGTGGGCCGCTTCCGGCGCATAATCGACCGGCTCTCCTCCTCGCAGGAGGACCTGGAGTCCGCGGAACTGCGGGAGGAAGCCGCGACCGCCGGCTGCACCAGGATCGGCGACTGCCTGGATCGGCAGATCGTCACGGTTACTGGTACCTTGCGCACGGTCACGCTGCGACCCAGGGCGGGCGTCCCGACTCTCGAGGCCGAGCTGTTCGACGGCTCCGCTCCCCTGGACGTGGTGTGGCTGGGCAGGCGCTCCATCGTCGGCATCGAGCCGGGACGCAGGCTCATCGCATCGGGCAGGATCTCGATGAGCCGAGGTCGCCGGGTGCTCTTCAACCCGAAGTACGAACTTCGCCCCCTCGGACGGGAGTAG
- a CDS encoding DUF3710 domain-containing protein, whose product MFGRRKKMSAADDAAGEAEQVVDGVDTEADGETSRVRLEPEPRPDGPWDSGEIGDPAEGRVDLGGLFVPGVDGMELRVEVAGDAIVAATVVLRDSAIQLQAFAAPRREGIWSEVREEIASGITRQGGIIDEVEGPLGWELRAQVPVQLPDGTGGFQVVRFVGVDGSRWFLRGVISGQGAVQPQAAGLLEQIFRDTVVVRGDGPMAPRDPIVLKLPNDAQMVPEGVQQEEGSRFSGGMGQLQRGPEITEVR is encoded by the coding sequence GTGTTCGGACGTCGCAAGAAGATGAGCGCCGCCGATGACGCGGCGGGCGAGGCCGAGCAGGTCGTCGACGGCGTCGACACCGAGGCGGACGGCGAGACCTCGCGGGTCCGGCTGGAACCGGAACCCCGACCGGACGGGCCGTGGGACAGCGGCGAGATCGGCGACCCCGCCGAGGGGCGTGTCGATCTCGGCGGCCTCTTCGTGCCGGGAGTCGACGGCATGGAGCTGCGGGTCGAGGTCGCCGGCGACGCCATCGTCGCGGCGACGGTGGTGCTGCGCGACAGCGCCATCCAGCTCCAGGCCTTCGCCGCGCCGAGGCGCGAGGGCATCTGGTCCGAGGTGCGCGAGGAGATCGCGTCCGGCATCACCCGACAGGGTGGCATCATCGACGAGGTCGAGGGACCGCTCGGGTGGGAGCTGCGGGCGCAGGTCCCGGTGCAGCTGCCGGACGGCACCGGTGGCTTCCAGGTCGTCCGGTTCGTCGGCGTGGACGGGTCCCGCTGGTTCCTGCGCGGCGTGATCTCCGGGCAGGGCGCCGTGCAACCCCAGGCGGCCGGGCTCCTGGAGCAGATCTTCCGGGACACCGTCGTCGTACGCGGTGACGGCCCGATGGCTCCGCGTGACCCGATCGTGCTCAAGCTCCCCAACGACGCGCAGATGGTCCCCGAGGGCGTGCAACAGGAAGAGGGCTCCCGCTTCTCCGGAGGCATGGGCCAGCTGCAGCGCGGGCCGGAGATCACCGAAGTCCGCTAG
- the dut gene encoding dUTP diphosphatase, with product MSHSGIEVDLRRVDPDVPLPTYALPGDAGADLRTTVARVVAPGERVVLPTGVSVALPEGYAAFVHPRSGLAARCGVALVNAPGTIDAGYRGEIKVIVVNLDPREPVRFERFDRIAQLVVQRVERVRFREVAHLPDSARGEGGLGSTGGHAGARPAGNPGGPAAGGGSAGGNRYASVVSDREGQ from the coding sequence CACAGCGGGATCGAAGTCGACCTCCGCCGCGTCGACCCCGACGTACCTCTCCCGACGTACGCCCTGCCCGGGGACGCCGGGGCCGACCTGCGGACCACGGTCGCCCGGGTCGTCGCGCCCGGTGAGCGCGTCGTCCTTCCCACGGGGGTGTCCGTGGCGCTGCCCGAGGGATACGCGGCCTTCGTGCATCCGCGCTCCGGCCTCGCCGCCCGCTGCGGTGTCGCCCTGGTGAATGCCCCGGGGACCATCGATGCCGGGTACCGTGGAGAGATCAAGGTGATCGTGGTGAATCTCGATCCACGCGAGCCGGTGCGGTTCGAACGCTTCGATCGGATCGCCCAGCTGGTCGTCCAGCGGGTCGAGCGGGTCCGCTTCCGTGAGGTCGCGCACCTCCCCGACTCCGCTCGGGGCGAGGGCGGCCTCGGATCCACCGGAGGCCATGCCGGGGCGCGACCCGCCGGGAACCCGGGCGGTCCGGCCGCCGGGGGTGGCTCCGCGGGCGGGAATCGATACGCTTCGGTCGTATCCGACCGGGAAGGACAGTGA